One genomic window of Struthio camelus isolate bStrCam1 chromosome 1, bStrCam1.hap1, whole genome shotgun sequence includes the following:
- the TSPAN8 gene encoding tetraspanin-8 isoform X1, with translation MSVGAWENKEHTYISYARFLKMAGVSRCMKYSMFIFNFFFWVCGCIILGVSIWIRTNKNAQEELQIDSNMFAGVDLLIAVGSIIMVLGFLGCCGAIKESRCMLLLFFIGLLLILILQVTAGVLGAVYRSQIETAFNSTLSDTIKTLQSSTEESKMFQEKFQKYERKNRCCGLQNGPEDWGKNFNVSPTKYKICECALENQSTDLCTYVQGRYIYKTPCGELIIKYLKDHMVILMGIAFGLAVIEILGLGFSMSLYCQIQRK, from the exons ATGTCTGTGGGAGCATGGGAAAACAAAGAGCACACATATATTTCTTATGCTAG GTTTTTGAAAATGGCAGGTGTAAGCCGCTGCATGAAGTATTCCATGTTCATCTTCAACTTCTTCTTTTGG GTGTGTGGTTGCATTATTTTGGGAGTCTCTATATGGATACGTACTAACAAAAATGCTCAGGAG gagCTCCAGATAGACAGCAACATGTTTGCAGGGGTTGATCTACTGATAGCTGTGGGCTCCATCATTATGGTCCTAGGATTTCTGGGGTGCTGCGGTGCCATAAAGGAAAGCCGGTGCATGCTGCTCTTG TTTTTTATTGGACTGCTTCTGATCCTGATTCTTCAGGTCACAGCGGGTGTTTTAGGAGCAGTGTACAGATCTCAG ATTGAAACAGCCTTTAACAGCACGCTCTCGGATACTATTAAGACATTGCAAAGCTCTACAGAAGAATCAAAAATGTTTCAAGAGAAGTTCCAGAAGTATGAGAGAAAG AATCGTTGCTGTGGTTTGCAGAATGGACCggaagactggggaaaaaatTTTAATGTTTCTCCTACTAAGTATAAAATCTGTGAATGTGCACTAGAGAACCAATCAACAGACCTCTGCACCTACGTTCAAGGCAGATACATTTATAAAACG CCTTGTGGAGAGCTGATAATCAAATATCTTAAAGATCATATGGTCATACTTATGGGGATTGCATTTGGATTGGCAGTTATTGAG ATTCTTGGTTTGGGGTTTTCTATGAGCCTGTATTGCCAGATCCAGAGAAAATGA
- the TSPAN8 gene encoding tetraspanin-8 isoform X2, whose amino-acid sequence MAGVSRCMKYSMFIFNFFFWVCGCIILGVSIWIRTNKNAQEELQIDSNMFAGVDLLIAVGSIIMVLGFLGCCGAIKESRCMLLLFFIGLLLILILQVTAGVLGAVYRSQIETAFNSTLSDTIKTLQSSTEESKMFQEKFQKYERKNRCCGLQNGPEDWGKNFNVSPTKYKICECALENQSTDLCTYVQGRYIYKTPCGELIIKYLKDHMVILMGIAFGLAVIEILGLGFSMSLYCQIQRK is encoded by the exons ATGGCAGGTGTAAGCCGCTGCATGAAGTATTCCATGTTCATCTTCAACTTCTTCTTTTGG GTGTGTGGTTGCATTATTTTGGGAGTCTCTATATGGATACGTACTAACAAAAATGCTCAGGAG gagCTCCAGATAGACAGCAACATGTTTGCAGGGGTTGATCTACTGATAGCTGTGGGCTCCATCATTATGGTCCTAGGATTTCTGGGGTGCTGCGGTGCCATAAAGGAAAGCCGGTGCATGCTGCTCTTG TTTTTTATTGGACTGCTTCTGATCCTGATTCTTCAGGTCACAGCGGGTGTTTTAGGAGCAGTGTACAGATCTCAG ATTGAAACAGCCTTTAACAGCACGCTCTCGGATACTATTAAGACATTGCAAAGCTCTACAGAAGAATCAAAAATGTTTCAAGAGAAGTTCCAGAAGTATGAGAGAAAG AATCGTTGCTGTGGTTTGCAGAATGGACCggaagactggggaaaaaatTTTAATGTTTCTCCTACTAAGTATAAAATCTGTGAATGTGCACTAGAGAACCAATCAACAGACCTCTGCACCTACGTTCAAGGCAGATACATTTATAAAACG CCTTGTGGAGAGCTGATAATCAAATATCTTAAAGATCATATGGTCATACTTATGGGGATTGCATTTGGATTGGCAGTTATTGAG ATTCTTGGTTTGGGGTTTTCTATGAGCCTGTATTGCCAGATCCAGAGAAAATGA